One part of the Actinotignum schaalii genome encodes these proteins:
- a CDS encoding thymidylate synthase encodes MINRQYEDLLADILANGTRKGDRTGTGTLSVFGRQLRYHLADGFPRITTKFVAMKPIKGELLWFLRGSTNIEWLQRNGITIWDEWADENGELGPVYGYQWRSWPAPDGRHIDQISQLLETLRSNPDSRRMIVSAWNVADLDKMALQPCHAFFQFYVADGKLSCQLYQRSADMFLGVPFNIASYSLLTHMIAQQVGLDVGDFVWTGGDCHVYLNHLDQVREQISREPYPFPTLELRKADSLFSYEMDDISATQGYQHHPKLTGAVSV; translated from the coding sequence ATGATTAATCGCCAATATGAAGATCTGCTTGCCGATATCCTCGCCAATGGGACTCGCAAGGGGGACCGCACCGGCACGGGTACCCTCTCTGTCTTCGGGCGCCAGCTGCGCTACCACCTAGCTGATGGTTTCCCGCGTATCACCACCAAGTTCGTGGCCATGAAGCCGATCAAGGGGGAACTGCTGTGGTTCTTGCGCGGCTCTACCAATATTGAGTGGTTGCAGCGCAATGGCATCACCATTTGGGATGAATGGGCTGATGAGAATGGTGAGCTCGGCCCGGTCTACGGCTACCAGTGGCGTAGCTGGCCCGCGCCGGATGGCCGGCATATTGATCAGATCTCCCAGCTTCTGGAAACTCTGCGCAGCAATCCGGATTCGCGGCGCATGATTGTTTCCGCGTGGAATGTGGCGGATCTGGATAAGATGGCGCTCCAGCCCTGCCATGCTTTCTTCCAGTTCTATGTAGCCGATGGCAAGCTGTCCTGCCAGCTCTACCAGCGCAGTGCGGATATGTTTCTCGGGGTGCCTTTCAATATTGCTTCGTATTCTCTTCTCACCCATATGATTGCCCAGCAGGTCGGCCTGGATGTTGGTGATTTTGTGTGGACGGGCGGGGATTGCCATGTCTACCTCAACCATCTTGACCAGGTGCGTGAACAGATTTCGCGTGAACCCTATCCCTTCCCCACCCTGGAGCTGCGCAAGGCCGATTCCCTCTTCTCCTATGAGATGGATGATATATCAGCCACCCAGGGCTACCAGCACCACCCCAAGCTCACCGGCGCGGTCTCGGTCTAG
- a CDS encoding coiled-coil domain-containing protein — MATERRRGSRALDTPARGKRASAPEPSPTTEKAALREERDRLHAECENLRTENTQLNAENSQLRREHEGARSEAATLQARITELEGLVADLRRREKELEAGVVYASGVEQSAVTAQARSEDAMRRAARLVARVRGLEQQVEEERRRYAALEAAGRAREARLTVDSARTSAAHEERYTSQISTLEVQLREARAQLAAIRTQLETSEDELAEAQAELSEAQSHAQTQRYLSLGMGGVAAALGIALLIILL; from the coding sequence ATGGCTACGGAGCGACGGCGCGGTTCTCGGGCACTTGATACCCCCGCGCGCGGCAAACGCGCCTCGGCGCCCGAGCCCTCTCCCACCACGGAAAAAGCAGCGCTCCGGGAAGAACGCGACCGGCTGCACGCCGAGTGCGAAAACCTGCGCACGGAAAATACCCAGCTGAATGCCGAAAATTCCCAGCTGCGCCGCGAGCATGAGGGCGCCCGCTCGGAGGCGGCCACTCTCCAGGCCCGCATTACCGAGCTGGAGGGCCTGGTGGCGGATCTGCGTCGTCGTGAAAAAGAATTGGAGGCGGGCGTGGTCTATGCCTCGGGCGTGGAGCAAAGCGCTGTGACCGCGCAGGCCCGCAGCGAGGACGCGATGCGGCGCGCGGCCCGCCTGGTTGCGCGCGTGCGCGGTTTAGAGCAGCAGGTAGAAGAAGAACGACGGCGCTACGCGGCCCTCGAGGCGGCCGGGCGGGCTCGGGAGGCGCGCCTGACCGTGGATTCGGCGCGCACGTCGGCCGCGCATGAGGAACGTTATACCAGTCAAATCAGCACCCTTGAGGTGCAGTTGCGCGAGGCGCGGGCGCAGTTGGCCGCCATCCGCACCCAACTGGAGACCAGCGAGGATGAGCTGGCCGAGGCGCAGGCGGAGCTGAGCGAGGCGCAATCCCACGCGCAAACCCAGCGCTACCTGAGCCTCGGGATGGGCGGAGTCGCGGCAGCGCTGGGTATTGCTCTGCTCATTATTCTTTTATAA
- a CDS encoding class II fumarate hydratase, with product MTKDQLTRTETDSMGPVEVPAEHYWGAQTARSLQHFPIGGDRYTWGGPLIHAFGLLKGAAARANAELGVLDPQLATLITAAASEVAEGVLDAEFPLKVFQTGSGTQTNMNANEVIAARANEIATGQRGGKTPVHPNDHVNKGQSSNDVFPTAMYVAVARQAHRHLIPAVESLAATFRARASQFAEVVMVGRTHLQDATPIRWNQVVGSWAAQLEGALAGVRAAAAGLYRVALGGTAVGTGLNSHPRFAARVCELLEEATGLPFRPADDLPAALASHDDLVTFSASLRTLAVAAMKIANDIRWYASGPRTGIGEIAIPDNEPGSSIMPGKVNPTQAEALTQVCVAVFGFDAAVAFAGSQGNFQLNVYKPVMVFSVLEALRLLGDALRTFERFCAAGIAPRTDVISAHLDRNLMLVTALAPHIGYDAAAKLARAAQASGASLREVALASGQVSAADFDTWVNPAAMTEPEAS from the coding sequence ATGACAAAGGATCAGCTCACCCGCACGGAAACGGATTCGATGGGCCCGGTCGAGGTGCCCGCCGAGCACTATTGGGGCGCGCAGACCGCTCGCTCGCTCCAGCATTTCCCCATCGGTGGGGATCGCTACACCTGGGGCGGCCCCCTCATCCACGCCTTTGGGCTGCTCAAAGGTGCTGCGGCCCGCGCGAATGCCGAGCTCGGGGTGCTCGATCCGCAGCTCGCCACTCTCATTACCGCGGCGGCCAGCGAGGTGGCCGAAGGGGTGCTCGACGCGGAATTCCCGCTCAAGGTGTTCCAGACCGGTTCGGGCACCCAAACGAATATGAACGCTAATGAGGTGATTGCCGCGCGCGCAAATGAGATCGCCACCGGCCAGCGCGGCGGGAAAACACCGGTACACCCCAATGACCACGTCAATAAAGGCCAGTCTTCGAATGATGTGTTTCCCACCGCGATGTATGTGGCGGTGGCTCGCCAGGCGCACCGCCACCTCATCCCTGCGGTGGAGAGCCTGGCGGCCACGTTCCGCGCTCGCGCGAGCCAGTTCGCGGAGGTGGTGATGGTGGGGCGCACCCATCTGCAGGACGCTACCCCGATCCGCTGGAATCAGGTGGTGGGTTCGTGGGCGGCGCAGCTCGAGGGCGCGCTCGCGGGGGTGCGGGCAGCCGCGGCGGGCCTGTACCGGGTGGCGCTGGGCGGGACCGCGGTGGGCACCGGCCTGAATTCTCATCCGCGTTTCGCGGCGCGGGTCTGTGAGCTGCTCGAGGAGGCGACCGGTTTGCCGTTCCGTCCGGCCGATGATCTCCCCGCAGCCCTGGCCTCCCACGATGACCTCGTGACGTTTTCGGCGAGCCTGCGCACCCTGGCCGTCGCCGCCATGAAGATCGCGAACGATATTCGCTGGTATGCTTCCGGCCCCCGCACCGGCATCGGCGAAATCGCGATCCCCGATAACGAGCCGGGTTCCTCGATTATGCCCGGCAAGGTGAATCCGACCCAGGCGGAGGCCCTCACCCAGGTGTGCGTCGCGGTTTTCGGTTTCGACGCCGCGGTTGCTTTCGCCGGCTCGCAGGGCAATTTCCAGCTCAACGTCTACAAACCGGTCATGGTGTTTTCGGTGCTGGAGGCACTGCGCCTCCTCGGCGACGCCCTGCGCACCTTCGAACGTTTCTGCGCGGCCGGCATCGCCCCGCGCACCGACGTCATCTCCGCGCACCTGGACCGCAATCTCATGCTGGTCACCGCACTCGCTCCTCATATTGGGTACGACGCCGCAGCCAAGCTGGCCCGCGCCGCTCAAGCCAGCGGGGCATCGCTGCGGGAGGTCGCGCTTGCTTCGGGGCAGGTGAGCGCGGCGGATTTTGATACGTGGGTGAATCCGGCGGCTATGACCGAACCGGAAGCTAGCTAG
- a CDS encoding nucleoside hydrolase, which yields MILDLDTGVDDCLAITYALGSPEVELIGITGTYGNVLLETGVKNDLDLLDLFGHPEVPVYPGIPHAREKDGFEVLEISEFIHGKNGIGEIEIPASNRVAETTPAPEFMVEAVREYGSDVVIVATGPMTNLARAIELDPTFKDNARIVIMGGALTVPGNCNDVMEANISQDPEAADLLFRSGAHVTMIGLDVTLQTLLTYEHTQQWRDLGTPAATALADITDFYIKAYETTAPHLGGCGLHDPLAVAVAIDPSLVTLFPCNIKVDLHEPVRGRTICDEERLNDPVKTADVAIAVDVERFLSEFMSRITSLSKGI from the coding sequence ATGATTCTGGACCTGGACACCGGTGTCGATGATTGCCTGGCAATTACCTACGCTCTCGGCTCACCGGAAGTCGAATTAATTGGCATCACCGGCACCTACGGGAATGTCCTCTTGGAGACCGGTGTGAAAAACGATCTTGACCTCCTCGATCTTTTTGGGCATCCGGAGGTGCCGGTCTATCCGGGTATCCCGCACGCTCGCGAAAAGGATGGTTTTGAGGTCCTCGAGATTTCCGAATTCATTCACGGTAAAAACGGCATCGGTGAGATTGAGATTCCAGCCTCGAATCGGGTAGCGGAAACTACACCGGCACCCGAATTTATGGTGGAAGCGGTGCGTGAATACGGTAGCGACGTCGTTATTGTTGCCACCGGGCCCATGACCAACCTGGCTCGCGCCATTGAACTGGACCCCACGTTCAAAGATAATGCCCGCATCGTCATTATGGGCGGCGCGCTCACGGTTCCCGGGAATTGCAATGACGTGATGGAAGCGAATATTTCCCAGGATCCGGAGGCCGCTGATCTGCTCTTCCGCTCGGGTGCTCACGTCACGATGATCGGCCTGGATGTCACCTTGCAAACACTGCTCACCTATGAACACACCCAGCAGTGGCGGGATTTGGGAACCCCGGCGGCAACGGCCCTGGCTGATATTACTGATTTCTATATCAAGGCGTATGAGACCACCGCTCCGCATCTGGGTGGTTGCGGCTTGCACGATCCGCTGGCCGTGGCCGTGGCGATAGATCCTTCGCTGGTCACGCTCTTCCCCTGCAATATCAAGGTTGATCTGCACGAACCGGTGCGCGGGCGCACGATCTGCGATGAGGAGCGGCTCAATGATCCGGTCAAGACCGCGGATGTGGCCATCGCGGTGGACGTGGAGCGTTTCCTCTCCGAGTTCATGTCCCGCATCACCTCGCTGTCGAAAGGCATTTGA
- a CDS encoding glycoside hydrolase family 32 protein: protein MSLSFEFTADHDAALARARAANAQLAAAVNPRWYPRFHIAAPAGWINDPNGLVNTGEELHVFFQHHPYSTEWGPMHWGHVVSRDGATWERRPLALAPSLEADRDGVFSGSALQAPCGHLEVFYTGNRNVTDPPAAGEQPDGELPTGDPDSAGEPPASCGQSQCRAISRDGVTFEKKGVVVPTPEGVRDFRDPKVWRHGDTYRMVVGVQSRDRRGEVWMYTSPDLARWTFDRVLYRHPDPRVFMLECPDFFPLGDTWVLIFSPMGIRPEGFAHCNVNSAGYLLGSWRPGASFEPGAPYRTLNWGHSFYAPQTCLINGQRTLVGWMGSFGRAPASAADGWSGQLTVPMSVHLESGELCLRPAPALARLRGRCLRNDDAALSASAPTVLARDITAADISVTLLAGECERLRLRIGSDTSSVSIIVDRNSGTIGVDRGAAVGNLGYRAAPWAPAYRLWGERASEIASESAATGAAGATSAAADATTATGAAPLAPLAELSFRVLVDAGSVEVIAGNGERVLSSLAFLEGKRDITLLAEEGDITVAASVWEMTDAFPQAKPALTIDGEAESSAN, encoded by the coding sequence ATGTCGCTTTCCTTTGAGTTCACCGCCGACCACGATGCGGCGCTGGCTCGGGCCCGCGCCGCGAATGCCCAGCTCGCCGCCGCCGTGAACCCGCGCTGGTACCCGCGTTTCCATATCGCGGCACCCGCCGGCTGGATCAACGACCCGAACGGCCTGGTCAACACCGGCGAGGAACTCCACGTTTTCTTCCAGCACCACCCCTATTCCACCGAGTGGGGGCCTATGCACTGGGGGCACGTGGTTTCCCGCGACGGCGCCACCTGGGAGCGCCGCCCCCTCGCCCTGGCTCCTTCCCTGGAAGCCGACCGCGACGGCGTCTTTTCCGGCTCCGCGCTCCAGGCCCCCTGCGGGCACCTCGAAGTGTTCTACACCGGGAACCGCAATGTTACGGACCCGCCCGCCGCCGGCGAACAGCCTGACGGCGAACTACCCACCGGCGATCCCGATTCCGCCGGCGAACCACCCGCCAGCTGCGGGCAGTCGCAGTGCCGGGCGATCTCACGCGACGGAGTGACCTTTGAGAAGAAGGGCGTCGTCGTACCTACCCCGGAAGGCGTGCGCGATTTCCGCGACCCGAAAGTCTGGCGCCACGGCGATACGTACCGCATGGTCGTGGGCGTGCAAAGCCGCGACCGCCGCGGCGAAGTGTGGATGTACACCTCCCCCGACCTGGCCCGTTGGACTTTCGACCGCGTGCTCTACCGCCACCCGGACCCGCGGGTGTTCATGCTCGAATGCCCCGATTTCTTCCCGCTCGGCGACACCTGGGTGCTGATTTTCTCGCCCATGGGCATCCGCCCGGAAGGTTTCGCGCATTGCAATGTCAATAGCGCCGGCTACCTGCTAGGCAGCTGGCGCCCCGGGGCGAGTTTTGAACCCGGCGCGCCGTACCGCACCCTCAATTGGGGTCACAGTTTTTACGCGCCGCAGACCTGCCTCATCAACGGCCAGCGCACGCTTGTCGGCTGGATGGGCAGCTTCGGGCGCGCCCCGGCCTCCGCGGCCGACGGCTGGTCCGGCCAGCTCACGGTACCGATGAGCGTCCACCTCGAGTCCGGTGAACTGTGCTTGCGGCCCGCGCCCGCCCTCGCGCGCCTGCGCGGCCGCTGTTTACGGAACGACGACGCCGCCCTTTCGGCCAGCGCGCCTACCGTCCTCGCCCGCGATATAACCGCGGCGGATATTTCCGTGACTCTGCTTGCCGGTGAATGTGAACGGCTGCGCCTGCGCATCGGTTCGGATACCAGCTCGGTGAGCATCATCGTGGATCGCAATAGCGGCACCATCGGGGTGGATCGCGGCGCGGCGGTGGGCAACCTGGGCTACCGGGCCGCGCCCTGGGCTCCGGCCTACCGGCTCTGGGGTGAGCGCGCCAGCGAGATTGCGAGTGAATCTGCCGCCACGGGTGCCGCTGGCGCAACAAGCGCAGCAGCCGACGCAACTACCGCCACGGGCGCAGCGCCGCTGGCTCCACTCGCTGAGCTAAGTTTCCGGGTGCTCGTGGATGCCGGCTCGGTGGAAGTGATCGCCGGAAACGGCGAGCGGGTGCTGTCCTCGCTGGCCTTTCTGGAGGGTAAACGTGATATCACCCTCCTGGCTGAGGAGGGTGATATCACGGTCGCGGCCTCGGTATGGGAGATGACGGATGCCTTCCCCCAGGCGAAGCCGGCGCTAACAATCGACGGCGAAGCGGAGAGCTCGGCGAACTAA
- a CDS encoding DUF2505 domain-containing protein produces the protein MQFSHTYEISAPASAVATVLMSEELANRRLAALHTQPSSFTPGAERAVLTVQVSTDQLPAQARRFLSSGLAASIVFTRSGNDVAAQLEAKLPVHASADFQVSGSGPATVTVTGEVRVSIPFVGKKIEEKVAQYAAKVVERDAALIREIIAQG, from the coding sequence ATGCAGTTTTCCCATACCTACGAGATCAGCGCCCCCGCGAGCGCCGTCGCCACCGTCCTCATGTCCGAAGAACTCGCCAACCGCCGCCTCGCCGCGCTCCATACGCAACCGTCTTCTTTCACGCCCGGCGCCGAGCGCGCGGTCCTTACGGTGCAGGTCAGCACCGACCAGCTTCCCGCGCAGGCGCGGCGTTTCCTTTCTTCCGGTTTAGCGGCCAGTATCGTGTTCACCCGCAGTGGGAACGACGTCGCAGCGCAGCTGGAAGCCAAACTTCCCGTCCACGCCAGCGCTGATTTCCAGGTTTCCGGTTCCGGGCCGGCCACGGTCACGGTCACCGGTGAGGTGCGGGTCTCCATTCCTTTCGTCGGCAAGAAAATTGAAGAGAAGGTGGCCCAGTACGCCGCGAAAGTGGTGGAGCGCGACGCCGCGCTTATCCGCGAGATCATTGCGCAGGGCTAG
- a CDS encoding SGNH/GDSL hydrolase family protein, producing MPRAGAGRGLCSARIARAGRSRSGQVQASASLAFHTRTARAAAGLAAVALSCAACTPAGNAGGPPSPTPRPITAIVQLGDSFSSGNGAGTYEEDTCRRSPDNYSAPLARELGANYTNASCSGARTSDIAEQVSAVTPATSVVFLTAGGNDANFAQIISSCFVLRTPKSCEEAMNTATAALPAIEEATLGILRSIDTASHGQATAILVGYPRLFAERSYLIPPIVESYDAGAALAQLQDAADAMQERVIAQMRKETGSERFLFASTQALFAGHEPRAHAFRGSEDSDDSEEAWLVSPFTSTDIRAWMHPTARGYRETHAYLRELLAQAGFAITSIPESSPATPEPPARTLLPAES from the coding sequence ATGCCGCGGGCGGGCGCCGGCCGCGGGCTGTGCAGCGCACGCATCGCGCGGGCCGGGCGGTCCCGCTCCGGCCAGGTCCAGGCCAGCGCTTCGCTCGCGTTTCATACACGCACCGCACGAGCCGCTGCCGGCCTTGCCGCCGTGGCGCTCAGCTGCGCGGCATGCACTCCCGCCGGCAACGCGGGCGGGCCGCCATCTCCCACTCCGCGGCCCATCACCGCCATCGTGCAGCTGGGCGATTCCTTTTCCTCCGGTAACGGGGCCGGCACCTACGAAGAAGATACCTGCCGACGCTCCCCCGATAACTACTCCGCCCCGCTCGCCCGCGAACTCGGCGCCAACTACACCAACGCCTCGTGCTCCGGGGCGCGAACATCCGATATCGCAGAACAAGTCAGCGCCGTCACCCCGGCCACCTCGGTCGTGTTCCTCACCGCCGGAGGCAACGACGCCAACTTCGCCCAGATCATCAGTTCCTGCTTCGTGCTCCGCACCCCGAAGAGCTGCGAAGAAGCCATGAATACAGCCACTGCGGCACTCCCCGCTATCGAAGAAGCCACCCTCGGGATCCTGCGCTCCATTGATACCGCCTCCCACGGCCAAGCCACCGCTATCCTGGTGGGCTACCCGCGGCTCTTCGCGGAACGCTCCTACCTCATCCCGCCGATCGTGGAAAGCTACGATGCCGGGGCCGCCCTCGCCCAGCTCCAAGACGCCGCGGACGCCATGCAAGAACGCGTCATCGCCCAGATGAGGAAAGAAACCGGCTCCGAGCGTTTCCTCTTTGCCTCCACCCAGGCACTATTCGCCGGGCACGAACCACGTGCCCATGCCTTCCGCGGCAGCGAAGACAGTGACGACAGTGAAGAAGCCTGGCTCGTCTCCCCCTTCACCTCCACGGATATTCGGGCCTGGATGCACCCCACCGCGCGCGGGTACCGCGAAACACACGCCTACCTGCGCGAACTCCTCGCCCAAGCCGGCTTCGCCATCACCTCTATCCCCGAAAGCTCGCCGGCAACGCCGGAGCCTCCCGCCCGAACGCTGCTACCCGCGGAGAGCTGA
- a CDS encoding PLP-dependent aminotransferase family protein, translated as MMVFSAALTFGGEFTSLPTRSASHALPVPPGAVLVQSGRQALGLVAQALAARGIRSLIAPGFLCATAIEPFQLEGIRVRWVQVGPDLLPAPARLAELLTEPRRCAVLVSTTFGAWPAPELRAVLEEWERRGGAVVADLTHAPFSAATIRKVPTRYAVASLRKWFPIPDGAWALGAALPAAAAENALAREATRCGLLQLRGEEHDGAAEAAIDAALSPNPMSGAAQDILGHLDVGAALERRRANARALREALVGEGVPEAAIFGDGEGSGGAENGWVPNGAATSGEATSCNATDSSESTSHAPYALALRLDDLPPDWAAAHKPHNSHTIAEHLAARGVYTPAFWPRLSHSVDWPHILALPIDQRYSPGQMSELARRVTQVLGL; from the coding sequence ATGATGGTGTTTTCTGCCGCGCTGACCTTCGGCGGCGAATTCACCTCACTCCCGACCCGCTCCGCTTCGCACGCACTCCCGGTTCCGCCCGGCGCGGTGCTGGTGCAATCGGGGCGCCAGGCTCTCGGCCTCGTTGCCCAGGCCCTCGCCGCCCGCGGTATCCGCAGCCTCATCGCTCCCGGATTCCTGTGCGCCACGGCAATTGAGCCTTTCCAGCTCGAAGGCATCCGAGTCCGCTGGGTGCAGGTCGGCCCGGATCTCCTGCCCGCCCCGGCCCGCCTCGCCGAACTCCTCACCGAGCCGCGGCGCTGCGCGGTGCTCGTCTCCACCACCTTCGGTGCCTGGCCTGCTCCCGAGTTACGCGCCGTGCTCGAGGAGTGGGAGCGCCGCGGTGGCGCCGTCGTCGCCGATCTCACGCACGCGCCTTTTAGTGCCGCAACCATACGTAAGGTTCCGACACGTTATGCCGTGGCGTCTTTACGGAAGTGGTTTCCGATTCCCGACGGCGCCTGGGCGCTCGGCGCCGCGCTTCCCGCCGCGGCTGCGGAAAATGCGTTGGCGCGCGAGGCGACGCGGTGCGGCTTGCTGCAATTGCGCGGGGAGGAGCACGACGGCGCAGCTGAGGCCGCTATCGATGCCGCTCTCAGCCCGAACCCGATGAGCGGTGCGGCTCAGGATATTCTTGGCCACCTGGATGTCGGTGCGGCGCTGGAGCGGCGGCGGGCGAATGCCCGGGCTTTGCGGGAGGCCTTGGTCGGCGAGGGCGTGCCGGAGGCGGCGATCTTCGGCGATGGGGAAGGAAGCGGCGGGGCAGAAAACGGCTGGGTACCAAACGGTGCGGCCACGAGCGGTGAGGCGACGAGCTGCAACGCGACGGACAGTAGCGAATCAACGAGCCACGCACCCTACGCCCTCGCCCTCCGTCTGGATGACCTGCCGCCGGACTGGGCTGCCGCACATAAGCCGCATAACTCGCATACCATTGCCGAGCACCTCGCCGCCCGCGGGGTGTATACCCCCGCTTTTTGGCCGAGGCTCAGCCACAGCGTGGACTGGCCGCATATCCTCGCCCTCCCCATCGACCAGCGCTATAGCCCCGGCCAAATGTCCGAGCTCGCTCGGCGGGTGACGCAGGTGTTGGGGTTGTAG
- a CDS encoding MFS transporter, with translation MDARDRSQVDTAAAVRTLPQLIIIFITSILTIQGFNLVFQDIGTQLNAVEYAPLITSIPGIVLGIVCVIYGSLGDFVSLRKMMMVGIVLIVIGSVLGLVASRSSIWVVIIARAIQTAGTQVSGSVYLVVTTKYVPGVKKVLYFGVFTAAYQFSTAIGVLAAGWLITMSWVWLFAIPLISVLFIPTLWRGLPDVSGQAQRIDVPGFLLAGVTVTALVMYFNSMNWLYLGAFAVLLALFIIYISKAKNPFVTPEFFQNRRYLMAVSLVLLFYFGNYAMTPLFNLAGGIFHGKTALEMGFVLLAGYVVATVMGVMSGAIVGKIGSGMGIVLAGGSAAIGAFLAAFTVDKGLWGIIVSAVFLFGGLGLAYAPVVNTVMGTVDVSESGRAVGMNDLAMNISPSIGIAILGSMMPAAARPDGMAEAQYLADSAHSLTLLFIIVGATWLAGVLTFFAFRRQLFPVDGWGKVTSEEA, from the coding sequence GTGGACGCGCGTGATCGATCTCAGGTTGATACCGCGGCTGCTGTGCGCACGCTGCCGCAACTCATCATTATTTTCATTACCTCAATTCTCACGATCCAGGGCTTCAACCTGGTTTTCCAAGACATCGGCACGCAGCTCAATGCGGTCGAATACGCCCCGCTCATCACCTCAATTCCCGGCATCGTGCTGGGTATCGTGTGCGTGATTTACGGATCGCTCGGCGATTTCGTTTCCCTGCGCAAAATGATGATGGTGGGCATTGTGCTCATCGTGATCGGCTCGGTACTGGGCCTGGTGGCATCCCGATCCTCCATCTGGGTGGTTATTATTGCCCGCGCGATTCAAACCGCAGGCACCCAGGTATCCGGCTCGGTCTACCTGGTGGTCACCACCAAGTATGTTCCCGGGGTGAAGAAGGTACTGTATTTCGGCGTCTTCACCGCGGCCTACCAGTTCTCCACAGCCATCGGGGTACTGGCGGCCGGATGGCTCATCACCATGTCCTGGGTGTGGCTCTTCGCGATCCCGCTCATTTCGGTGCTCTTCATCCCCACCCTGTGGCGGGGCCTCCCGGACGTTTCTGGACAGGCTCAGCGGATCGACGTTCCCGGGTTCCTGCTGGCCGGCGTTACGGTCACGGCCCTGGTCATGTACTTCAACTCGATGAACTGGCTCTACCTGGGCGCCTTCGCGGTGCTCCTGGCCCTCTTCATCATCTACATTTCCAAGGCCAAGAACCCCTTCGTCACCCCGGAGTTCTTCCAGAATCGCCGCTACCTCATGGCGGTTTCCCTGGTGCTGCTCTTCTACTTCGGGAATTACGCTATGACGCCGCTCTTCAACCTGGCCGGTGGTATTTTCCACGGCAAGACGGCCCTGGAGATGGGCTTCGTGCTGCTCGCCGGCTACGTTGTTGCGACCGTCATGGGCGTGATGAGCGGTGCGATCGTGGGGAAAATCGGTAGTGGGATGGGCATTGTGCTGGCGGGCGGATCCGCCGCTATCGGTGCTTTCCTCGCGGCGTTCACGGTGGATAAGGGCCTGTGGGGCATTATCGTTTCGGCGGTGTTCCTCTTCGGCGGCTTGGGCCTGGCCTACGCCCCGGTGGTGAATACCGTGATGGGAACCGTGGATGTATCCGAATCGGGGCGCGCGGTGGGGATGAATGACCTGGCCATGAATATTTCGCCTTCGATTGGTATCGCGATTTTGGGCTCAATGATGCCGGCGGCGGCCCGCCCGGACGGTATGGCTGAGGCGCAATATCTGGCCGATTCCGCGCACAGCCTCACGCTACTCTTCATTATCGTGGGTGCCACGTGGCTAGCGGGGGTGCTGACTTTCTTCGCTTTCCGCCGCCAACTTTTCCCTGTTGATGGGTGGGGAAAGGTCACGAGCGAGGAGGCGTAG
- a CDS encoding dihydrofolate reductase, whose protein sequence is MLIAQIWAEARDHALAKGLRLPWNVPEDSAFFRAAVRGRPVIMGRKTWISAGRRPMPHSPTIVVSTQEDFEVPGAQLAANLEEAFTLARATGADAAWVCGGAGVYAETRECSHVLIRTVIDADVDADIFAPAITPEWALRLCSPGDVNEGWHTSRTGLRYRYEVWARPGIAIPEDLLPATPDAAWQVA, encoded by the coding sequence ATGCTCATTGCACAAATCTGGGCGGAAGCCCGTGATCACGCCCTCGCGAAAGGCTTGCGCCTGCCCTGGAATGTTCCGGAAGATTCGGCCTTTTTCCGGGCAGCGGTGCGCGGGCGGCCCGTTATTATGGGGCGGAAAACCTGGATTTCTGCGGGGCGGCGGCCCATGCCGCACTCCCCCACCATCGTGGTGAGCACTCAGGAGGATTTCGAGGTTCCCGGTGCGCAGCTGGCCGCGAATCTTGAGGAGGCGTTCACGCTGGCCCGTGCTACCGGGGCGGATGCCGCCTGGGTATGCGGAGGCGCCGGGGTCTATGCCGAAACCCGGGAATGCTCACACGTGCTCATCCGCACCGTTATTGATGCCGATGTGGATGCTGATATTTTCGCGCCCGCAATCACCCCAGAATGGGCGCTGCGGCTCTGCTCACCGGGAGATGTGAACGAAGGCTGGCACACCTCGCGTACCGGGCTGCGCTACCGGTACGAAGTCTGGGCTCGCCCCGGTATTGCTATCCCGGAGGATCTACTTCCCGCTACCCCGGATGCGGCCTGGCAGGTGGCCTAA